A stretch of Carya illinoinensis cultivar Pawnee chromosome 14, C.illinoinensisPawnee_v1, whole genome shotgun sequence DNA encodes these proteins:
- the LOC122293920 gene encoding pentatricopeptide repeat-containing protein At2g28050 has translation MALQKYLKTLKTLKRSHRPNLCPNPHQALTEIISQTLNSSAPKPLTTTDTASFLSCLSPTTLLHILTDPELKSSKCSRFFNFLIRNRSLISFEPDLQAYLTLICRLLRERRFSDAEKTIKWVSVGENPRYPFSVLAPTVWNCCSDPKVLTKFFNSMLKIYSDCNMFDVVSEVFEYMKNNGIEMDERTCTVHLLALRRSDHMQLALDFFYRMVESGIEVSVFSLTIVVECLYRGGEVKRGRELVEEMIGRGIKPNIITFNIMADACAKARNFGELDMVLLLMDKEGLAFNDRTYKILIDGFTSFGKVDEAKKLVFDMHDKGLKVYAYLCNLIIHGYCRLGSMDGAVFMFDEMTKRSILPNADTYWSLISGLCKAEEMGMAMAYVNDMHTKGIELDSIMFNTLIDSFCNQGMVNEAFELQVLMEKKGFIADLCTCDKLLSGLCEMNHIAKAKRLLNMMDRRGATPKILRSTA, from the coding sequence ATGGCTCTTCAAAAGTACCTGAAAACCCTCAAAACCCTCAAGAGAAGTCATCGGCCCAACCTCTGCCCTAATCCCCACCAAGCCCTTACAGAAATCATCTCCCAAACCCTAAACTCCTCAGCTCCCAAACCCTTAACCACCACCGATACTGCTTCCTTCCTGTCGTGTCTCAGCCCCACCACACTCCTACACATTCTTACGGATCCAGAGCTCAAATCCTCAAAATGCTCACGTTTCTTTAACTTTCTCATCCGGAACCGATCTCTTATATCCTTCGAGCCTGACCTGCAAGCCTACTTGACCCTAATTTGCAGGCTTCTCAGAGAGAGAAGGTTCTCCGATGCTGAGAAAACCATAAAATGGGTTTCGGTTGGCGAAAACCCCAGGTACCCATTTTCTGTACTTGCTCCTACGGTTTGGAATTGCTGCAGTGACCCCAAAGTGCTGACAAAATTTTTCAATTCTATGCTTAAGATTTATTCTGATTGTAACATGTTCGATGTAGTTTCGGAAGTTTTTGAATATATGAAGAATAATGGAATTGAGATGGACGAGAGGACTTGTACTGTACATTTGCTTGCCCTCAGAAGGTCTGATCATATGCAATTGGCTTTAGACTTCTTTTATCGAATGGTCGAGTCGGGCATTGAGGTTTCCGTGTTTTCTTTGACAATCGTGGTGGAGTGCTTGTATAGGGGTGGAGAGGTCAAGAGGGGTAGGGAATTGGTGGAGGAGATGATTGGTAGAGGAATCAAACCAAATATTATAACATTCAATATAATGGCAGATGCTTGTGCCAAGGCACGGAATTTTGGGGAGTTGGATATGGTTTTGCTTTTGATGGACAAGGAAGGATTGGCATTCAATGATCGCACGTACAAAATATTGATAGATGGATTTACGAGTTTTGGGAAGGTTGACGAAGCTAAAAAGTTGGTTTTTGACATGCATGACAAAGGTTTAAAAGTGTATGCGTATTTGTGCAATTTGATTATTCATGGCTATTGTAGATTAGGATCTATGGACGGTGCAGTTTTCATGTTTGATGAAATGACAAAAAGAAGCATCCTTCCTAATGCTGATACTTACTGGTCTCTGATAAGCGGTCTTTGCAAGGCTGAAGAAATGGGAATGGCAATGGCATATGTAAACGACATGCATACCAAAGGAATAGAACTGGACAGTATCATGTTTAACACTCTAATCGACAGTTTTTGCAACCAAGGGATGGTTAATGAAGCTTTTGAGTTGCAAGTTTTGATGGAGAAGAAAGGATTTATTGCTGATTTATGTACGTGTGACAAGTTACTGAGTGGATTATGTGAGATGAATCATATTGCCAAGGCTAAGAGGTTGCTGAACATGATGGATAGAAGGGGTGCAACCCCAAAAATTTTGAGGTCCACAGCTTGA
- the LOC122293438 gene encoding LOB domain-containing protein 1-like: MECSDMNTMTTPSSALQLSRSSSPSSSPPSSPSTPTPTPPVVASPCAACKILRRRCAERCVLAPYFPPTEPAKFTIAHRVFGASNIIKFLQELPESQRADAVSSMVYEASARIRDPVYGCAGAICQLQKQVSELQAQLAKAQAEVVNLQCQQANLLALLCMDMSQTPQASPHEQQYSHENFISTSPDQTYQSNTSLMSFLDDYNNLGLMWDPLWT; this comes from the exons ATGGAATGCAGTGACATGAACACAATGACCACCCCTTCATCTGCCCTTCAGCTCTCTCGCTCCTCATCTCCATCATCTTCTCCTCCTTCTTCCCCAagtactccgactccgactccaccTGTTGTTGCAAGCCCTTGCGCCGCATGCAAGATTTTGCGGCGACGGTGTGCTGAGAGATGCGTGCTGGCCCCTTACTTCCCTCCCACTGAACCAGCCAAGTTCACCATAGCTCATCGAGTGTTTGGTGCTAGCAACATCATCAAGTTCTTGCAG GAACTCCCAGAATCCCAGAGGGCTGATGCAGTGAGCAGCATGGTTTATGAGGCGAGTGCAAGGATAAGAGACCCAGTTTATGGATGTGCAGGGGCAATATGTCAGCTCCAAAAGCAAGTTAGCGAGCTCCAGGCACAACTAGCCAAGGCACAAGCCGAGGTTGTCAACCTGCAATGTCAACAAGCCAACCTTTTAGCCTTACTTTGCATGGACATGTCTCAAACTCCTCAGGCATCGCCTCATGAGCAGCAATATTCACACGAAAATTTTATCAGTACAAGTCCCGATCAAACCTACCAGAGCAATACTAGTCTCATGTCCTTCCTCGACGATTATAACAACCTAGGCTTAATGTGGGACCCTCTTTGGACAtga
- the LOC122293921 gene encoding vicilin-like seed storage protein At2g28490 produces the protein MKAKMGNRAALLVLLLVLCYGMAKAMAISFAEEEDFGREKEEREEWEEMESRKEREQRWREREESEEETDDWFLLQDSKSVIRTEAGEMSVIKSLGGKIWDRPLHIGFITMEPQTLFIPQYLDSSMIIFVRRGEAKIGLIYKDELGERRLKVGDLYRIPAGSAFYLVNTAEGQRLHIVCSIDPSESLGIGTFQSFFIGGGKYPTSVLAGFERETLSNAFNVSFSEVRDILSRQREGPIVYLPESHSPSTWTKFLHMKEGDRLQHLKKLVDFHEPRDDEEEEEQQQQQTWSWRKLLNSVLGKEPNKRGDKRTRRTPDSYNLYKRRPDFKNNYGWSVALDESDYTPLKHSGIGVFLVNLTAGSMMAPHVNPTATEYGIVLSGSGTIQIVYPNGTSAMNANISEGDVFWVPKYFPFCQIASRNGPLEFFGFTTSARRNRPQFLVGASSILRTMLGPELAAAFGVSEEKLQRFVYAQEEAVILPSPKAAPPDEKMKPKETGEEEKEKEKEIMFEEAPKVITEMIMGFA, from the exons ATGAAGGCAAAAATGGGAAACAGAGCAGCCCTTTTGGTACTACTCCTTGTACTGTGCTATGGAATGGCGAAGGCAATGGCTATAAGTTTTGCTGAAGAAGAAGACTTTGGTCGGGAGAAGGAAGAGAGGGAAGAGTGGGAAGAGATGGAAAGCAGAAAAGAGAGGGAACAGAGGtggagagaaagagaagagagcGAGGAGGAGACAGATGACTGGTTCTTGTTGCAAGATTCAAAGTCTGTGATAAGGACCGAGGCAGGGGAGATGAGTGTGATAAAGAGCCTTGGGGGAAAGATTTGGGATAGGCCTTTGCATATTGGATTCATCACCATGGAGCCACAAACCCTATTTATCCCTCAGTATCTCGACTCCAGTATGATCATCTTCGTCCGGAGAG GGGAAGCAAAAATTGGATTGATATACAAGGATGAACTGGGGGAGAGGCGATTGAAGGTCGGTGATTTGTACCGGATTCCGGCCGGCTCAGCATTCTATTTGGTGAACACAGCAGAGGGCCAGAGGCTTCACATTGTTTGCAGCATTGACCCTTCTGAGAGCTTGGGCATCGGTACTTTCCAG TCTTTCTTCATTGGTGGAGGAAAATATCCAACATCTGTACTAGCTGGATTTGAACGCGAAACGCTTTCAAATGCATTTAAC GTTTCATTCTCAGAAGTACGAGATATCTTGAGCAGACAGAGAGAGGGACCCATCGTGTACTTGCCGGAGTCTCATTCGCCAAGCACTTGGACCAAGTTCTTGCACATGAAAGAGGGAGACAGACTGCAGCACCTCAAGAAACTGGTGGATTTCCATGAACCTCGTGatgatgaagaggaagaagagcagcagcagcagcaaacTTGGTCATGGAGAAAGCTCTTGAATTCTGTGTTGGGAAAGGAACCCAACAAGAGGGGCGATAAGAGAACCCGAAGAACCCCGGACTCTTACAACCTCTACAAAAGACGCCCCGACTTCAAAAACAACTACGGATGGAGCGTTGCCCTTGAtgaatctgattatacccctcTCAAACACTCCGGCATTGGCGTTTTTCTCGTCAATCTCACTGCG GGATCGATGATGGCGCCGCATGTGAATCCGACGGCAACGGAGTATGGGATTGTTTTGAGCGGATCTGGGACGATACAAATTGTGTATCCAAACGGAACCTCGGCAATGAATGCTAATATAAGCGAAGGAGACGTGTTTTGGGTGCCGAAGTATTTCCCGTTCTGCCAGATTGCATCCAGAAATGGTCCGCTCGAGTTCTTTGGATTCACGACATCGGCGCGCAGGAACCGGCCGCAGTTCTTGGTGGGTGCAAGCTCAATTCTTCGGACCATGCTAGGCCCTGAGCTTGCGGCTGCGTTCGGTGTCAGCGAGGAAAAGTTGCAGCGCTTTGTTTATGCTCAGGAAGAGGCTGTTATCTTGCCTTCGCCTAAGGCGGCACCACCGGACGAGAAGATGAAGCCCAAGGAAACaggagaggaggaaaaagagaaggagaaggagataaTGTTCGAGGAAGCGCCGAAGGTCATTACTGAAATGATTATGGGTTTTGCTTAG